The Bombus fervidus isolate BK054 chromosome 6, iyBomFerv1, whole genome shotgun sequence genome contains a region encoding:
- the LOC139988559 gene encoding E3 ubiquitin-protein ligase XIAP-like, translating to MVPVMKSQYLTEQNLESSEHEELLSASWTLSDDANSTVDLTSSVDLTSSESSARVGDLTSPMPSTSSMPPTFLIQMPPDHPIPAVPSTSRGIQENYDDFRFEAARRSSFQNWPVSFIDSASLAAAGLYYTGEMDIVRCFECQLEISQWSEGHTPMLIHKMYSPDCKFVRNEHCNNVPIGANPDKYLRIKQRNRNISCPYGLLYKESFDFNDHRFLRYARNPSSYELSRLGLKKVKKPENLDYASYQTRLNTFTTWPTYMTQTGEQLADAGFYYTGINDITTCYHCGIHIGSWRTEEDVW from the coding sequence ATGGTTCCTGTAATGAAATCGCAATATTTGACGGAACAAAATTTAGAATCTTCAGAACATGAAGAATTACTGTCTGCTTCTTGGACATTGTCAGATGATGCAAACTCAACGGTTGATTTAACTTCGTCGGTTGATTTAACATCCTCTGAATCTTCAGCCAGGGTGGGTGATTTAACATCACCGATGCCGTCGACGTCGTCAATGCCACCAACATTCCTAATACAAATGCCGCCGGATCATCCAATTCCGGCGGTTCCATCCACGTCGCGTGGCATTCAAGAAAATTATgatgattttcgttttgaagcaGCAAGACGTTCTAGTTTTCAAAACTGGCCTGTATCTTTCATTGACTCTGCCAGTCTTGCAGCTGCAGGACTGTACTATACGGGAGAAATGGACATAGTCCGTTGTTTTGAATGTCAATTGGAGATAAGTCAATGGTCAGAGGGTCATACTCCCATGCTAATTCATAAGATGTATTCTCCAGACTGCAAATTTGTTCGCAATGAACATTGTAATAATGTACCAATTGGAGCAAATCCTGATAAATATCTACggataaaacaaagaaatagaaatatatcttGCCCTTATGGTTTACTGTATAAAGAATCATTCGATTTTAATGACCATCGATTTTTAAGATATGCACGAAACCCGTCGTCATATGAACTTAGTCGTTTGGGACtaaaaaaagttaagaaaCCAGAAAATTTGGATTATGCTAGTTATCAAACTAGATTAAACACATTCACAACATGGCCCACATATATGACACAGACAGGTGAACAATTAGCTGACGCGGGCTTCTATTATACCGGAATAAATGATATCACCACCTGTTACCACTGTGGAATTCATATAGGAAGCTGGAGAACAGAAGAAGACGTATGG
- the LOC139988558 gene encoding baculoviral IAP repeat-containing protein 7-B-like yields the protein MISIIKLRYLMEQDSESSENEESLPIPSTLVDDLNSLIDSTSSVDFVLAVDSISPVPSTSSGIQENYDDFRFEAARRSSFQNWPVSSIDPASLAAAGLYYTGEMDIVRCFECQLEISQWSEGYPPMLIHELYSSDCKFVRNEHCNNVPIGADPDKYLRIKQRNRNTSCPYGLLYKESFDFKEHRFLRYKRNPTAYDLSRLGLKIVKKPENLDYASYQTRLDSFTTWPTYMTQTREQLAEAGFYYSGINDITICYHCGIQIGSWRIEEDVWVQHANLSPGCPYLLTIRGTEYVNKVTGQELYEISEQAPIQATDENHERSHTENETNEMTLVEKLENKKLIDARLCNVCSEREAMITFLPCGHLVTCQSCSRAFENCIICRKQIKALSHTYFA from the exons atgatttctataataaaattgcgATATTTGATGGAGCAAGATTCAGAATCTTCAGAAAATGAAGAATCACTGCCTATTCCTTCGACCTTGGTAGATGATTTAAATTCGTTGATTGATTCAACTTCGTCGGTTGATTTTGTGTTAGCGGTTGATTCAATATCGCCGGTTCCATCCACGTCAAGTGGTATCCAAGAAAATTATgatgattttcgttttgaagcaGCAAGACGTTCAAGTTTTCAAAACTGGCCTGTATCTTCCATTGACCCTGCCAGTCTTGCAGCTGCAGGACTGTACTATACGGGAGAAATGGACATAGTCCGTTGTTTTGAATGTCAATTGGAGATAAGCCAATGGTCAGAGGGTTATCCTCCCATGCTAATTCATGAGTTGTATTCTTCAGACTGCAAATTTGTTCGCAATGAACATTGTAATAATGTACCAATTGGAGCAGATCCTGATAAATATCTACggataaaacaaagaaatagaaatacatCTTGCCCTTATGGTTTACTATATAAAGAATCATTTGATTTTAAAGAACATCGGTTTTTAAGATATAAACGAAACCCAACGGCATATGACCTTAGCCGTTTGGGActaaaaatagttaaaaaacCAGAAAATTTGGATTATGCTAGTTACCAAACTAGATTAGATTCATTCACAACATGGCCCACATATATGACACAGACACGAGAACAATTAGCCGAAGCGGGCTTCTATTATAGCGGAATAAATGATATCACCATCTGTTACCACTGTGGAATTCAAATAGGAAGCTGGAGAATAGAAGAAGACGTATGGGTACAACATGCGAACTTGTCTCCAGGCTGTccttatttattaacaatacgGGGGACAgaatatgttaataaagtAACAGGCCAAGAGTTATATGAAATTTCTGAACAA gcACCGATACAAGCTACAGATGAAAATCACGAGAGATCCCATactgaaaatgaaacaaatgagATGACTCTCGTCGAGAAACttg aaaacaagaaattgATAGATGCTCGTTTATGTAATGTTTGCTCGGAACGAGAAGCAATGATTACGTTTTTGCCTTGTGGACATTTAGTAACGTGCCAGTCTTGCTCTCGTGCTTTTGAAAATTGCATAATTTgtagaaaacaaattaaagcACTAAGTCATACATATTTTGCTTAA